The stretch of DNA TTCGTTGACCTACGTCAACGCCGGGCATAACCATCCCTACCTATTCAATGCCAAGAACTCCGCGCAAGAGCAACCAACGTTCCGCTTGCTGGATAAGGGCGGGCTTTTGCTCGGCATGTTTCCGGGCGCGCGCTATGAATCCGAGACTGTCACGTTGCAGGACGGCGATTGGGTGGTGATGTACACCGACGGCGTGAGCGAGGCGAAAAATTCCGAAGATGAAGAATTCTCCGAAAAGCGCATCGAAGCCACGATTTACAGCCGCCTCGCCGAGCAAAACGTTTCAGCCGCGGCCATGATTGATGCGATCACCAACGAGGTAAAACGCTTCACCTCCGGCGAAATGCAAAGCGACGACATCACCTTGCTGGCAATTCATTATAATCAGCCGAGTGCGGCTTGATTTCGAACCACGCGAAGCTTGCCGGCACGATCACGGCCGGCCAGGCTGCGCTCACATGTTGATCAATAACTAACAGACACATCCTCTTCGCTAGTCCTCATTTTGTCATGTCTGATATTCTCATCGTTGATGACGAAAAAGCGATTCGACAGCTTCTCAGCGAAGTTTTGACCAAAGACGGGCATCGCGTGGAAAGCGCGCCGGACGGCGACGCCGCGCTCGAAAAGATCGTCGCAGATAATTTCGATTTGGTCATCACCGACCTGCACATGCAAGATGTCGATGGCATCTCCGTCTTGCGCTCCAGCAAAAGCAAGAATCCCTACACCGAAGTATTGATCCTCACCGGCCATGGCACGGTTTCGTCCGCGGTCGAAGCCATGCGGCTCGGCGCCTACGAATATCTTACCAAGCCGATTGACATGCGCGAGTTTCGCATGAAAGCGCGGCAAGCGCTGGAACGGCGGGCTATGCGTTTGCAAATCGAGGCGCAACGCCGCGAGATTCAACGCCACCAGGAGATGATTGCGCGCGATTTGAAACTGGCGGAGCAAGTGCAGCACAGCCTGGTGCCGCGGCCGCTGCAAAACGAGTTTCTCGATGTTGCCGTGCGTTACCTGCCGATGATCGGCGTCGGCGGCGATTTCGCCGACATTTATTACGACAATCCGCAGCAAATCACGCTCACCCTGGTCGATGTCACCGGACACGGCATTACCGCCGCGCTGTTGGTGAACCGCATGGCCAGCGAAATCCGCCGGCTCGTGCGCGAGCAACATGAGCCTCGCATCATGCTGCATCATTTCAACGATTTTGTGTGCGAATCGTTTGCCGGCACCGGCATGTTTCTCACCATGTTCATCTGCAAACTCGATTTCACGCGCCAAACGCTCACCTA from Cytophagia bacterium CHB2 encodes:
- a CDS encoding response regulator, which encodes MSDILIVDDEKAIRQLLSEVLTKDGHRVESAPDGDAALEKIVADNFDLVITDLHMQDVDGISVLRSSKSKNPYTEVLILTGHGTVSSAVEAMRLGAYEYLTKPIDMREFRMKARQALERRAMRLQIEAQRREIQRHQEMIARDLKLAEQVQHSLVPRPLQNEFLDVAVRYLPMIGVGGDFADIYYDNPQQITLTLVDVTGHGITAALLVNRMASEIRRLVREQHEPRIMLHHFNDFVCESFAGTGMFLTMFICKLDFTRQTLTYAGSAHPAAIIWRNRPGKFEKLESQNPIVGFDQAPEERFRQQVTNIATGDKLLMYTDGIIEAENANNEALGLRGMLNFCQPALDMPANDIADRIITGLEQWSGGPRRDDVYLLVASVH